The Cytobacillus sp. NJ13 sequence TTGGCCTTTCTGGATATCATGGCAATCTCTGTTTCCATATCGGCCGTATGGATTGCAGTGCAATGGGGAGTCAAATATATTGAAGCCAACTTTAAACATTTCGAAAGGGAGAAACAAAAATTATCATGAGCGAATATACGTACCCGATACTTTTTGGTCTGGCAGCTGGAACTTTGACCCGTATTTATATGCTGCGGACCGATTACCGGCAATATCCTACATACTTGCATGGAAAGATTATACACGTTGCATTGGGTTTCATTGCTGCTGGCCTGGGAACGGTGGCCATTCCTTCAATAATGGAGGAAGAATTCACAGCCATTACCTTTCTGACCCTTGCTGCATCCCAGTTTAGGGAAGTCAGAAACATGGAGAGAAACACGCTTACTGAACTGGACAGCTACGAAATGGTTCCCAGAGGCAAAACGTATATAGAAGGCGTGGCGATCGCCTTCGAAAGCAGAAATTATCTTGTGATTTTCACATCTTTATTAAGTACGCTTGGCTATCTGGTTTTTAATATATGGGGAGGGCTTGCGGCAGCCATTCTGGCCGTACTTATTTCTAAGAAATTAATGTCAGGGGGAAGGCTGAAGGAAATCGTTGATGTTGAGTTTGTGGAGCCGCGATTTGATGGAGCGGGCCTGTATGTTGACAATATTTATATCATGAATATAGGTTTGCCCGAAAGACAAGAGGAAGTGCTGCGTTATGGAATGGGGTTTATTTTAAAACCTAAAAATTTCAATGCCCGCTCCACCATTGCCAATCTTGGGCAGAGGCAGGCTATATTGCATGATGTTTCTACTGCTTTGGGTGTTTACCGGGATTCCGGGACTCCTGCGCTTGTTCCGCTTGCGAAAAGGGACCTTGATGATGGGCGTGTAGGGGTTTTTGTATTGCCGCAGGAAAAGAATATCAATAAAGCCATAAAAATCATCGAAGCGGTTCCAACACTCGAAAACGCGATTAGGATGCCTACTGAACGGCAAACGAATGGGAAAGGAAGTTAGCGTATGGTGCTTGAAAAATTCATACTGGCTGCAATTACAACAAATCCATCCAAGGTACCATCAGGAACCGCCGTATTTCAATGTGAAGATAAAAAAGAAATGGAAATCATCGCAGCCAATCTTGAAGCTATTCTTGACGGTATAGCCCATGCTTTAACAGAAGAACTATATGTAATTGTTAAGCATTAATGAGGCTTCCAAGTTTTTATAAAATCAGAAATTATATCTCTGTACTTCGATAACTGTCTAGCTCCAGGCGCCATCGGCTCGAGGTCATAAGCTTGTCTAGTCTCGGCTCCTAGGGACT is a genomic window containing:
- a CDS encoding YIEGIA family protein, which translates into the protein MSEYTYPILFGLAAGTLTRIYMLRTDYRQYPTYLHGKIIHVALGFIAAGLGTVAIPSIMEEEFTAITFLTLAASQFREVRNMERNTLTELDSYEMVPRGKTYIEGVAIAFESRNYLVIFTSLLSTLGYLVFNIWGGLAAAILAVLISKKLMSGGRLKEIVDVEFVEPRFDGAGLYVDNIYIMNIGLPERQEEVLRYGMGFILKPKNFNARSTIANLGQRQAILHDVSTALGVYRDSGTPALVPLAKRDLDDGRVGVFVLPQEKNINKAIKIIEAVPTLENAIRMPTERQTNGKGS